In Microbacterium sp. AB, a single genomic region encodes these proteins:
- a CDS encoding DUF2637 domain-containing protein, with amino-acid sequence MNPQAPARTRGGRVAVATAVAGTVLIAAGAFWLSFTALADLARRSGIDAGQAWAWPLIVDGIIVVSTVAVVALARQRSALYPWALLAAGALVSVTANAIHAVVAADADVPGVLAASVAAVPPLVLLAITHLTVILTRPASEGATPPLADEDKTAPERGRPELQAVIPEPEPEQAPVRELAARLRAEEGWSNKAIARHLGVHPSTVGRWFARPELTTRDEQETL; translated from the coding sequence ATGAACCCGCAGGCGCCGGCGAGGACGCGGGGCGGGCGGGTCGCGGTGGCGACGGCGGTTGCCGGGACGGTACTCATCGCGGCCGGCGCGTTCTGGCTCTCCTTCACCGCCCTGGCGGACCTCGCTCGCCGTTCCGGCATCGACGCGGGGCAGGCGTGGGCGTGGCCGCTCATCGTGGACGGCATCATCGTCGTCTCGACCGTCGCTGTTGTCGCGCTCGCCCGGCAGCGATCGGCCTTGTACCCGTGGGCGCTGCTCGCCGCCGGCGCCCTCGTCTCGGTGACCGCGAACGCGATCCACGCCGTCGTCGCCGCCGATGCCGATGTGCCGGGGGTGCTCGCCGCGTCCGTCGCGGCGGTGCCGCCGCTGGTGCTCCTGGCGATCACGCACCTCACCGTCATCCTCACCCGCCCGGCATCCGAGGGCGCCACGCCGCCCCTCGCCGACGAAGACAAGACGGCGCCGGAGCGCGGTCGGCCTGAGTTGCAGGCCGTCATTCCAGAGCCAGAGCCGGAGCAGGCGCCAGTGCGGGAGCTGGCGGCGCGGCTGAGGGCCGAGGAGGGCTGGTCTAACAAAGCGATCGCCCGGCACCTCGGCGTGCACCCCTCCACCGTGGGCCGCTGGTTCGCGCGGCCCGAACTCACCACCCGTGACGAACAGGA